The following proteins are co-located in the Solenopsis invicta isolate M01_SB chromosome 7, UNIL_Sinv_3.0, whole genome shotgun sequence genome:
- the LOC105195870 gene encoding odorant receptor 63a, whose translation MMLVHIEREYSINKIFLSCLGVWPFQSKLARSLIPICYIVYETSYYSIEILMLYDHWKDARIVFDCCYQIVLLTTFVSKLLNEFLNHDKVQRLIETMDNHWNIFTSESELRTLKDYTNISRKFTIFYSIMMYSMVTTFLLIPLTPVFLDIIRPLNESRPRFFAVAVELRIDQEKYYTPLFCYNISIIMLGTIIMVGVDTMYVAYTAHACSLFSIISQQFEEILSKLDVTKQVSKYEPYLDEDLELLSEKEIYQQYIICLKKYQLTLEFVNIIDSAYQVLTLFLLLLNGITISLVGIRIAYVLDELQEMIRFGFIIIGMLTQLLIICYSGQKLMDESQNVFYQIYAVKWYKFSPRLKTLLIITLYRSIIPSGLTAANIVPLSMATYATVVRAALSYFITFLSFKS comes from the exons ATGATGCTAGTGCATATTGAGCGAGAATAcagtatcaataaaatatttttatcgtgcTTAGGTGTCTGGCCATTTCAAAGTAAACTCGCAAGAAGTCTGATACCGATTTGCTACATTGTGTACGAAACAAGTTACTATTCGATCGAG ATATTGATGTTGTATGATCATTGGAAAGATGCGCGAATAGTCTTCGACTGCTGTTATCAAATTGTCTTGCTGACTACCTTTGTCTCAAAGCTACTAAATGAGTTCTTGAATCACGATAAG GTTCAACGTTTAATCGAGACTATGGATAATCATTGGAATATATTTACGAGTGAATCGGAACTTCGAACTCTTAAAGATTATACTAACATATCacgaaaatttacaatattctaCTCGA TAATGATGTACTCCATGGTAACGACATTTTTATTAATCCCATTAACACCAGTTTTTCTTGACATTATACGACCTCTTAATGAATCACGTCCACGATTCTTCGCAGTAGCTGTAGAATTAAGAATAGATCAAGAAAAGTACTATACACCacttttttgttacaatatCAGTATAATAATGTTGGGCACAATTATTATGGTTGGAGTCGATACTATGTACGTCGCATATACTGCTCATGCTTGCAGTTTATTTTCAATCATCAG TCAGCAGTTTGAGGAGATATTATCAAAGCTGGATGTCACGAAGCAAGTTAGCAAATATGAACCTTACTTGGATGAGGATCTTGAATTGTTAAGcgagaaagaaatatatcaGCAATACATAatatgcttaaaaaaatatcaacttACTTTAGA GTTTGTCAATATTATTGATTCAGCATATCAGGTTCTTACcttatttctattattacttAATGGTATAACTATAAGTCTGGTTGGAATTCGA ATCGCTTATGTATTAGATGAGTTACAAGAAATGATAAGATTTGGTTTCATAATCATTGGCATGTTAACACAACTCTTGATCATATGTTATTCTGGTCAAAAGCTAATGGATGAAAGTCAGAATGTATTCTACCAAAT CTACGCTGTAAAATGGTATAAATTCTCACCAAGATTAAAAACACTGTTAATTATAACTCTTTATAGAAGTATTATTCCCTCTGGTTTAACAGCAGCTAATATAGTTCCATTATCAATGGCAACTTACGCTAcg GTGGTTCGAGCGGCCTTATCTTACTTTATAACATTCTTATCTTTCAAAAGCTAG